Proteins encoded together in one Sceloporus undulatus isolate JIND9_A2432 ecotype Alabama chromosome 4, SceUnd_v1.1, whole genome shotgun sequence window:
- the RGS18 gene encoding regulator of G-protein signaling 18 isoform X2: MACEDYKKCKDDSQLPLKAKTIYETFIEKEAPKEVNLDFNTKACTSESMKHPILNTFDAAQNKIYALMEQDSYPRFLRSNLYLDMLHGRPHGCSALRRRSRSFTFNEFKDAQPDFSIWM, encoded by the exons ATGGCATGTGAAGATTACAAGAAATGTAAAGATGATTCTCAACTTCCACTCAAAGCAAAGACTATTTATGAAACATTTATTGAAAAGGAAGCTCCAAAAGAG GTCAACCTTGACTTTAACACCAAAGCTTGTACCAGTGAGAGCATGAAACATCCAATACTCAACACCTTTGATGCTGCACAGAACAAAATATATGCCCTAATGGAGCAAGACAGTTATCCACGTTTCCTGAGGTCCAACCTTTACTTAGACATGCTCCATGGCCGACCACATGGCTGCTCTGCTCTTAGAAGGCGATCACGGTCATTTACCTTCAATGAATTCAAAGATGCCCAACCAGACTTTTCCATctggatgtaa
- the RGS18 gene encoding regulator of G-protein signaling 18 isoform X1 translates to MENSLLLSPTLNTASKMRSLCKIVKSINKEGAKTETKSRTQEKRNRLSLLQKCELHPDVNLDKFEKLTKASSESPDMVKKWGESFDNLISHKAGVDVFTRFLRSEFSEENIEFWMACEDYKKCKDDSQLPLKAKTIYETFIEKEAPKEVNLDFNTKACTSESMKHPILNTFDAAQNKIYALMEQDSYPRFLRSNLYLDMLHGRPHGCSALRRRSRSFTFNEFKDAQPDFSIWM, encoded by the exons atggagaattCGTTGCTCTTATCCCCTACTTTAAATACCGCTTCAAAAATGAGGTCTCTGTGTAAAATTGTGAAATCTATTAATAAAGAAGgagcaaaaacagaaacaaaaagcag GACGCAGGAAAAAAGGAACCGGCTGAGTCTTTTGCAGAAGTGTGAACTGCACCCAGATGTCAATCTGGACAAATTTGAGAAATTGACAAAAGCTTCAAG TGAATCTCCTGACATGGTAAAGAAGTGGGGTGAATCTTTTGATAATTTGATTTCACACAAAG CTGGAGTCGATGTATTCACAAGATTCCTAAGAAGTGAGTTTAGTGAAGAGAACATTGAGTTTTGGATGGCATGTGAAGATTACAAGAAATGTAAAGATGATTCTCAACTTCCACTCAAAGCAAAGACTATTTATGAAACATTTATTGAAAAGGAAGCTCCAAAAGAG GTCAACCTTGACTTTAACACCAAAGCTTGTACCAGTGAGAGCATGAAACATCCAATACTCAACACCTTTGATGCTGCACAGAACAAAATATATGCCCTAATGGAGCAAGACAGTTATCCACGTTTCCTGAGGTCCAACCTTTACTTAGACATGCTCCATGGCCGACCACATGGCTGCTCTGCTCTTAGAAGGCGATCACGGTCATTTACCTTCAATGAATTCAAAGATGCCCAACCAGACTTTTCCATctggatgtaa